The nucleotide sequence CGTCGATTTTTGGTTCAACCACTTCAATGTCTTCTGTTGCGGCACCGGCGGTCAGTTTCGGGAGAAATACTGGCTGATGTCCTACGAAGGCGATGCCATCCGTCCCCACGTGCTGGGCCGCTTTCGAGACATGCTCGGAGCCACCGCCCACCATCCCGCCATGCTGTTCTATTTAGACAACTGGCAAAACACCGCTCCTAACAGCTTCGGTGCCAGCAATCGCTTCAGCGGCATCAACGAGAACTACGCCCGCGAACTGATGGAACTCCACACCTTGGGAATAGAGGGTGGCTACCAGCAAGAAGATGTAGAAACACTGGCTCAGATTTTAACGGGCTGGGGAGTGGTCGGAACTCCTAACAGTTTGCGACGGAGAGGATCGGTAGCACAACAGGCGGTTTCTAACTTTCTGGGGCAACAACAGTCAGAACGGCAACATTCCACCTCGGCCGTTGCGGCTGACGATCGCTGGGCAGCCTTTGGCTTTGAGTTTGACTACAGCCGCCACGACAGCAGCGATAAAGTGTTCTTGGGAACCGCGATCGCGGGTGGAGGCATGGAAGAGGGTGAACTGGCCCTAGACCTGTTGGCTCGCCATCCCGCCACCGCCCGCCACATTAGCTACAAGCTGGCCCAATATTTCGTCGCCGACGACCCTCCTACTCGCCTAGTGGATGCCCTCTCCCAGCATTTCCTCGCTACAGATGGCGATCTGCGAGCCGTCGTCGAAACCCTGCTGGATAGCCCGGAATTTTGGGCGGCAGAATACCGGGGTCGCAAGTTTAAACCCCCCTACCAATTCGTTATTTCCTCCCTGCGAGCGGTTGGGGCTAACAGCGGCAATCCGTTTCCCCGCACGAACAACGGTGCAGGAGTCAACCAAGCTCTCAATCGCATGAATATGCCCCTCTATGGCTGCCGCATCCCCACCGGCTACTCCAACCTCGAAAGCGACTGGCTCA is from Synechococcus sp. PCC 7336 and encodes:
- a CDS encoding DUF1800 domain-containing protein; protein product: MKGWLDRIHRQHIRRQGLNPFGRPRLEGRHRRRSLGFLIGFLLACATLLSWHPATSAPASAIASNIAATDANLIHLLGRTSFGLAPGDLERVKAMGISAYLQEQLHPEAIALPPALSERLAAASIPTVNAVRPGSDAETSDMPTRSTAKSLRPPGSTLDRARRVRLLHSIASPRQLEAVLVDFWFNHFNVFCCGTGGQFREKYWLMSYEGDAIRPHVLGRFRDMLGATAHHPAMLFYLDNWQNTAPNSFGASNRFSGINENYARELMELHTLGIEGGYQQEDVETLAQILTGWGVVGTPNSLRRRGSVAQQAVSNFLGQQQSERQHSTSAVAADDRWAAFGFEFDYSRHDSSDKVFLGTAIAGGGMEEGELALDLLARHPATARHISYKLAQYFVADDPPTRLVDALSQHFLATDGDLRAVVETLLDSPEFWAAEYRGRKFKPPYQFVISSLRAVGANSGNPFPRTNNGAGVNQALNRMNMPLYGCRIPTGYSNLESDWLSSDALLARTHFAANLSRPQSRYGYDPASAIARTVLPQLAADTAATIASNPPELQPTLMLGSPEMMYR